A stretch of the Sulfuritortus calidifontis genome encodes the following:
- a CDS encoding LutC/YkgG family protein, which yields MSGARAAILDRLGRALGHAGAADDVEVTRRLQAHPRGPQPQWAETPRVRFLAKLAKVAATYAELESKSQIVSAVQAYFDAQALPRQLVAAPHPLLNEVVWPQDWQVARRRAQGEDRTGLNVAFCAIAETGSLVLLSGPESPTTLNFLPEDFLCVLPEGRIVPRLEDAWALLREERGAPPRATNIVTGPSRTADVEQTIQLGAHGPRRLHVLLLKTP from the coding sequence ATGAGCGGGGCCCGCGCCGCCATCCTCGACCGCCTCGGCCGGGCGCTGGGTCACGCCGGCGCGGCCGACGATGTCGAGGTCACCCGGCGTTTGCAGGCGCATCCGCGCGGGCCGCAGCCACAGTGGGCGGAAACCCCGCGCGTGCGTTTTCTGGCCAAGCTGGCCAAGGTGGCGGCCACCTATGCCGAATTGGAGTCGAAGTCGCAGATCGTGTCGGCCGTGCAAGCCTATTTCGATGCGCAGGCCCTGCCGCGGCAACTGGTGGCGGCACCGCATCCGCTCTTGAACGAAGTGGTGTGGCCGCAAGACTGGCAGGTGGCCCGGCGCCGTGCCCAGGGCGAGGACCGCACCGGCCTCAATGTGGCCTTCTGCGCCATCGCCGAGACCGGCAGCCTGGTTCTTCTGTCGGGGCCCGAGAGCCCGACCACGCTCAACTTCCTGCCCGAGGATTTTCTCTGCGTCCTGCCGGAGGGCCGCATCGTGCCGCGCCTGGAAGACGCCTGGGCGCTGCTGCGGGAGGAGCGCGGCGCCCCGCCGCGCGCGACCAACATCGTCACCGGCCCTTCGCGCACTGCCGATGTCGAGCAGACCATCCAGCTCGGCGCCCACGGCCCGAGGCGGCTGCATGTGCTGCTGCTGAAAACGCCCTGA
- the hypB gene encoding hydrogenase nickel incorporation protein HypB, with product MCDTCGCNLTPGNRQFAYKPVEPSATTVSVLKGLLQKNDDQAAHNRAHFDARGILALNLMSSPGSGKTALLEATLAALKDEFNCAVIEGDLETENDAERIRAQGVQAHQIVTGTACHLDAHLVHDALHHMQLDGVDLLFIENVGNLVCPASFDLGQHLNVTLLSVTEGDDKPAKYPVMFRAADAMLISKTDLLAVLDDFDPAKAEAHLRELANPAPVFRLSAKKGEGLAAWLAWLREQLTAQRARVAQGRTRLPKIQPDGVRLHTA from the coding sequence ATGTGTGATACCTGCGGCTGCAACCTCACTCCCGGCAACCGGCAATTCGCCTACAAGCCGGTCGAACCCAGCGCCACCACGGTCTCGGTGTTGAAAGGCCTGCTGCAAAAGAACGACGACCAGGCCGCGCACAACCGCGCCCACTTCGATGCCCGCGGCATCCTCGCGCTCAACCTGATGTCCTCGCCCGGCTCGGGCAAGACCGCGCTGCTGGAGGCGACGCTGGCGGCGCTGAAGGACGAATTCAACTGCGCCGTGATCGAGGGCGACCTGGAGACCGAGAACGACGCCGAACGCATCCGCGCCCAGGGTGTGCAAGCGCACCAGATCGTCACCGGCACCGCCTGCCATCTCGACGCCCATCTGGTGCACGATGCGCTGCACCACATGCAGCTCGACGGCGTCGACCTCTTGTTCATCGAGAACGTCGGCAACCTGGTCTGTCCGGCCAGCTTCGACCTGGGCCAGCACCTCAACGTCACCCTGCTCTCGGTCACCGAGGGCGACGACAAGCCGGCGAAATACCCGGTGATGTTCCGCGCCGCCGATGCCATGCTCATCAGCAAGACCGACCTTCTGGCCGTGCTCGACGACTTCGACCCGGCCAAGGCCGAAGCGCATCTGCGCGAGCTGGCCAACCCGGCCCCGGTGTTCCGGCTGTCGGCGAAGAAGGGCGAAGGCCTGGCCGCGTGGCTGGCCTGGCTGCGCGAGCAACTGACGGCGCAGCGCGCGCGCGTGGCGCAAGGCCGGACGCGGCTGCCGAAGATCCAGCCCGACGGCGTGCGACTGCACACGGCATGA
- a CDS encoding hydrogenase small subunit, whose translation MEPITIFSLEQSPDVADVERRLGISRRDFLKFCAAMAATMGLPAGAEAAIAAAVANPARRPSVIWLHFQECTGCSESLLRAEHPTLEKLILDVISLDYHETLFAAAGHQAEAARRAAMAEHKGKYLLVVEGAIPTKENGIYCKIGGQTAIDMLKECAADAAAVVAIGSCASWGGMPSVGPNPTGASSAGAVLGKPVVTIPGCPPNPYNFLSTVVHYLTFGKLPALDHLGRPKFAYGRLVHENCERRPHFDAGRFAGEFGDEGHRLGWCLYKLGCKGPETYANCPVIGFNDIGEVSWPVGCGHPCIGCTEQGVGFTKPIHALADLKSVKPPLGYPHISEPRGSGASLAAVATVGALAGAVAGATWAINRNLGEKLEVEKTQPEHEAKS comes from the coding sequence ATGGAACCCATCACTATCTTCAGTCTCGAACAATCCCCCGATGTGGCCGATGTGGAACGACGCCTCGGCATCTCCCGCCGCGACTTCCTCAAGTTCTGCGCCGCCATGGCCGCCACCATGGGCCTGCCGGCCGGCGCCGAGGCCGCCATCGCGGCGGCGGTGGCCAACCCGGCCCGGCGCCCCTCGGTGATCTGGCTGCACTTCCAGGAATGCACCGGCTGTTCCGAATCGCTGCTGCGGGCCGAGCACCCGACCCTGGAAAAACTCATCCTCGACGTGATCTCGCTCGACTATCACGAGACCCTGTTCGCCGCCGCCGGCCACCAGGCCGAGGCCGCGCGCCGCGCGGCGATGGCCGAGCACAAGGGCAAGTACCTCCTGGTGGTGGAAGGCGCGATCCCGACCAAGGAGAACGGCATCTATTGCAAGATCGGCGGCCAGACCGCGATCGACATGCTGAAAGAATGCGCGGCCGATGCCGCGGCCGTCGTCGCCATCGGCTCCTGCGCCTCCTGGGGCGGCATGCCCTCGGTGGGCCCGAATCCCACCGGGGCTTCCAGCGCCGGCGCCGTGCTGGGCAAGCCCGTGGTCACCATCCCCGGCTGTCCGCCCAACCCCTACAACTTCCTGTCCACCGTGGTGCACTACCTCACCTTCGGCAAGCTGCCGGCGCTCGATCACCTGGGCCGGCCCAAGTTCGCCTATGGCCGCCTGGTCCACGAGAATTGCGAGCGCCGACCCCACTTCGACGCCGGCCGCTTCGCCGGCGAGTTCGGCGACGAGGGGCACCGCCTCGGTTGGTGCCTGTACAAGCTGGGCTGCAAGGGCCCGGAGACCTACGCCAATTGCCCGGTCATCGGCTTCAACGATATCGGCGAGGTGTCCTGGCCGGTCGGCTGCGGCCACCCCTGCATCGGCTGCACCGAGCAGGGCGTCGGCTTCACCAAGCCCATTCATGCCCTGGCCGATCTGAAGTCGGTCAAGCCGCCTCTGGGCTATCCGCACATCAGTGAACCGCGCGGCTCCGGTGCCAGTCTCGCCGCCGTCGCCACGGTGGGTGCCCTGGCCGGCGCCGTGGCCGGTGCCACCTGGGCGATCAACCGGAACCTGGGCGAGAAGCTGGAGGTGGAAAAGACCCAGCCCGAGCACGAGGCGAAATCATGA
- a CDS encoding MBL fold metallo-hydrolase RNA specificity domain-containing protein: MNLTFYGAAREVTGSCYLVESAGLRFLVDCGMFQGGKPAEIKNRHTPRFDPETLDFVLLSHAHIDHSGLIPRLVNLGFRGPVYCTDATADLLQVMWPDSAFILEKEAEWRNYAKHKRRGELKTEAAPLYTVAQAQAALKRLKRVDYGECIQPHERVRACFRDAGHILGAAILEVWLQDGGETRKLVFSGDIGMPGRPLMNDPTPIAEADYLLVESTYGNRLHKTLEATVEEFVDALNDTLVKRRGNVVIPSFAVGRTQEILYLLTRFIREGRIPPHTAIFVDSPMAAEATEITLKHWTELDVEGRELVNWTRHNDNGRPYIRFTESVEDSMAINKISQGAVIISASGMCDAGRVKHHLKFNLPRPECSVIISGFQAQGTLGRRLVDGARSVKIFKEWVPVRASLYTLGGLSAHADRDALLGWLGRFERPPQTAFVIHGEEDTALGFADTMRKQLGWPVEVPVAGAVYDLQGGKARLRQQ, from the coding sequence ATCAACCTGACCTTTTATGGCGCCGCCCGCGAAGTCACCGGTTCCTGCTATCTGGTGGAGTCGGCCGGCCTGCGCTTTCTGGTCGATTGCGGCATGTTCCAGGGCGGCAAGCCGGCCGAGATCAAGAACCGGCATACGCCGCGCTTCGACCCCGAGACCCTGGATTTCGTCCTGCTCAGCCATGCCCACATCGACCACTCGGGCCTGATCCCGCGCCTGGTCAACCTGGGTTTTCGCGGTCCGGTCTATTGCACCGACGCCACCGCCGACCTCTTGCAGGTGATGTGGCCGGACTCGGCCTTCATCCTGGAAAAGGAGGCGGAGTGGCGCAACTACGCCAAGCACAAGCGGCGTGGCGAGCTGAAGACCGAGGCGGCGCCGCTCTACACCGTGGCCCAGGCCCAGGCCGCGCTCAAGCGGCTGAAGCGGGTGGACTACGGCGAGTGCATCCAGCCGCACGAGCGGGTGCGCGCCTGCTTCCGTGACGCCGGCCACATCCTGGGCGCGGCCATCCTCGAGGTCTGGCTGCAGGACGGCGGCGAGACGCGCAAGCTGGTGTTCTCGGGCGACATCGGCATGCCGGGCCGGCCGCTGATGAACGACCCGACGCCGATCGCCGAGGCCGACTACCTGTTGGTCGAGTCGACCTACGGCAACCGCCTGCACAAGACCCTGGAGGCGACGGTGGAGGAATTCGTCGACGCCCTGAACGACACCCTGGTCAAGCGCCGGGGCAACGTCGTCATCCCGTCCTTCGCCGTCGGCCGCACCCAGGAGATCCTCTACCTGCTCACCCGCTTCATCCGTGAGGGCCGCATACCGCCGCATACCGCGATCTTCGTCGATTCGCCCATGGCGGCCGAGGCCACCGAGATCACCCTCAAGCACTGGACCGAGCTCGATGTCGAGGGCCGCGAGCTGGTCAACTGGACCCGCCACAACGACAACGGCAGGCCTTACATCCGCTTCACCGAGAGCGTCGAGGACTCGATGGCGATCAACAAGATCAGCCAGGGCGCGGTGATCATCTCCGCCTCGGGCATGTGCGACGCCGGCCGGGTCAAGCACCACCTCAAGTTCAACCTGCCGCGGCCGGAATGCTCGGTGATCATCTCCGGCTTCCAGGCCCAGGGCACCCTGGGCCGCCGGCTGGTCGACGGTGCCCGCTCGGTGAAGATCTTCAAGGAGTGGGTGCCGGTGCGGGCCAGCCTGTATACCTTGGGCGGCCTGTCGGCCCATGCCGACCGCGACGCCCTGCTCGGCTGGCTCGGCCGCTTCGAGCGGCCGCCGCAGACCGCCTTCGTCATCCACGGCGAGGAAGACACCGCGCTCGGCTTCGCTGATACCATGCGCAAGCAGTTGGGCTGGCCGGTTGAGGTGCCGGTGGCCGGTGCGGTCTATGATTTGCAGGGTGGCAAGGCGCGCCTGCGCCAACAGTAA
- the hypD gene encoding hydrogenase formation protein HypD, translating to MNARHWLSKIHALAFDRPVKIMNVCGGHERAITHAGLRGALPAWLELVPGPGCPVCICPEEDIYQAIQLALQDKVILLAYGDMLRVPVNVAKGEVRSLIEAQAAGADVRPIASPIEARKIALDNPGRPVVFFAAGFETTTAPLAAMLAEMKLPSPASGGGGPNNLSILLSGRLTWPAVAMLLHSGRPGFDALIAPGHVSAVMGPEEWQFVVDQHNIPAAVAGFTPESLLAAFYSVLRQLESGERFLDNCYREVVMPGGNPTGRRLMAATLDVVDANWRGIGVIPASGYALKPAFARYDARKRYPDHSAPGRRRAGEMPPGCDCAEVVLGRRYPNQCRLYGRACTPRHPVGPCMVSDEGACRIWWAGGVEADLTA from the coding sequence TTGAACGCCCGCCACTGGCTCAGCAAGATCCACGCCCTCGCCTTCGACCGCCCGGTCAAGATCATGAACGTCTGCGGCGGCCACGAGCGCGCCATCACCCACGCCGGCCTGCGCGGCGCGCTGCCGGCCTGGCTGGAGCTGGTGCCCGGCCCCGGCTGCCCGGTCTGCATCTGCCCGGAAGAGGACATCTACCAGGCCATCCAGCTCGCCCTGCAGGACAAGGTGATCCTGCTCGCCTACGGCGACATGCTGCGGGTGCCGGTGAACGTGGCCAAGGGCGAGGTCCGCTCCCTCATCGAGGCCCAGGCGGCCGGCGCCGACGTGCGGCCGATCGCCAGCCCGATCGAGGCGCGCAAGATCGCCCTGGACAACCCCGGACGGCCGGTGGTGTTCTTCGCCGCCGGCTTCGAGACCACCACCGCGCCGCTGGCGGCCATGCTGGCCGAAATGAAACTCCCCTCCCCCGCCAGCGGGGGAGGGGGCCCAAACAACCTGAGCATCCTGCTCTCCGGCCGGCTGACCTGGCCGGCGGTGGCCATGCTGCTTCACTCCGGCCGGCCCGGCTTCGACGCCCTGATCGCGCCCGGCCATGTTTCCGCCGTGATGGGACCGGAGGAATGGCAGTTCGTGGTGGACCAGCACAACATCCCCGCGGCGGTGGCCGGCTTCACGCCCGAATCGCTGCTCGCCGCCTTCTATTCGGTGCTGCGCCAGCTCGAAAGCGGCGAACGCTTTCTCGACAACTGCTATCGCGAAGTGGTGATGCCGGGCGGCAACCCCACCGGCCGCCGGCTGATGGCGGCCACGCTCGACGTGGTCGACGCCAACTGGCGCGGCATCGGTGTCATCCCGGCTTCGGGCTATGCGCTCAAGCCCGCGTTTGCCAGATACGACGCCCGCAAGCGCTATCCCGACCACAGCGCCCCCGGCCGCCGCCGCGCCGGCGAGATGCCGCCCGGCTGCGACTGCGCCGAGGTGGTGCTCGGCCGGCGCTACCCCAACCAGTGCCGGCTCTACGGCCGCGCCTGCACCCCGCGCCACCCGGTGGGGCCGTGCATGGTGTCGGACGAAGGGGCCTGCCGCATCTGGTGGGCCGGCGGCGTCGAGGCCGATTTGACGGCTTGA
- a CDS encoding ATP-binding protein, with protein MLQTSALSRRLTLIALLASLAIGLIAASLFFVARQYNALLDHLTGDDLVRQEAISKSYIEFSEINNEVFKLLDRQQDIGKPGEVYLQGRHLIDRIDRLQAQASASHFGIAPTESALMNNLQQDLTDYKNTAIIGLEMVLANRDLRLVYTNQVSNRFNRINHIFLKLMENTRLETTREMRRESATIQQRMFLLGGLIAVLVAGLAGLIYWLVRGMSQQFGHVEHSLGRLRQGDTTPAQPAPARDPAFASLYSALDAFRDALGKLYRSEQALSDKNRALELQAAELAEARDAALRASEAKSQFLANISHELRTPLNGIMGMAQLMIDTPMNREQRDMLNIIDQSSRDLYSLIEDLLDFAKIEQGSLKLAPTAFNLPASLNDAADLFAGMARAKGLTIVRDFGPGLPERVIGDPLRLRQVLSNLLDNAIKFTESGSVTLSASLGTAAEGRAHVQFAVNDTGIGIPESVQQKIFDAFAQADGSSTRRYGGAGMGLTICQQLTRLMGGSLWLESRPGEGSSFYFDLPFELAAPVVEIPSAQPPTPAAEPAAAPIAAAERHILVAEDNPINQTLVKTILAKLGYRHTLAGNGQQALDALDAGDFDLILMDCQMPVMDGYEATRIIRHRELGSGRRIPILAVTAHALTGDRERCLEAGMDDYLAKPYRFEEIKQKIGQLLEASDRIAQD; from the coding sequence ATGCTCCAGACCAGCGCGCTTTCCCGCCGATTGACCTTGATCGCCCTGCTGGCCAGCCTGGCCATCGGCCTGATCGCCGCCAGCCTGTTCTTCGTCGCCCGCCAGTACAACGCCCTGCTCGATCACCTCACCGGCGACGACCTGGTGCGCCAGGAGGCGATCTCGAAAAGCTATATCGAGTTCTCCGAGATCAACAACGAAGTGTTCAAGCTGCTGGACCGTCAGCAGGATATCGGCAAGCCGGGCGAGGTCTATCTGCAGGGCCGCCACCTGATCGACCGCATCGACCGCCTGCAGGCCCAAGCCAGCGCCAGCCACTTCGGCATCGCCCCGACCGAATCGGCCTTGATGAACAACTTGCAGCAGGACCTGACCGACTACAAGAACACCGCCATCATCGGCCTGGAAATGGTCCTGGCCAACCGCGACCTGCGCCTGGTCTACACCAACCAGGTGTCCAACCGCTTCAACCGCATCAACCACATCTTCCTCAAGCTGATGGAGAACACCCGGCTGGAGACGACCAGGGAAATGCGCCGGGAATCGGCCACCATCCAGCAGCGCATGTTCCTGCTGGGCGGTCTGATCGCCGTGCTGGTGGCGGGCCTGGCCGGCCTCATCTACTGGCTGGTCCGCGGCATGTCGCAGCAGTTCGGCCACGTCGAGCACAGCCTGGGCCGGCTGCGCCAGGGCGACACCACGCCGGCACAGCCGGCGCCGGCGCGCGACCCGGCCTTCGCCTCGCTCTACAGCGCGCTCGACGCCTTCCGCGATGCCCTGGGCAAGCTCTATCGCAGCGAGCAGGCGCTGTCCGACAAGAACCGGGCCCTGGAGCTGCAGGCGGCGGAACTGGCCGAGGCGCGCGACGCCGCACTGCGGGCGAGCGAGGCCAAATCGCAGTTCCTCGCCAACATCAGCCACGAATTGCGCACGCCGCTCAACGGCATCATGGGCATGGCCCAGCTCATGATCGACACGCCGATGAACCGCGAGCAGCGCGACATGCTCAACATCATCGACCAGTCCAGCCGCGACCTCTACAGCCTGATCGAAGACCTGCTCGATTTCGCCAAGATCGAACAAGGCAGCCTCAAGCTGGCGCCCACCGCATTCAATCTGCCGGCCAGCCTCAACGACGCGGCCGACCTCTTCGCCGGCATGGCCCGGGCCAAGGGCCTGACCATCGTGCGCGACTTCGGCCCGGGCCTGCCCGAGCGGGTGATCGGCGACCCGCTGCGGCTGCGCCAGGTGCTGAGCAACCTGCTCGACAACGCCATCAAGTTCACCGAATCGGGCAGCGTCACCCTGAGCGCCAGCCTGGGCACCGCAGCCGAAGGCCGGGCCCATGTCCAGTTCGCGGTCAACGACACCGGCATCGGCATCCCCGAGTCGGTCCAGCAGAAGATCTTCGACGCCTTCGCCCAGGCCGACGGCAGCTCCACCCGCCGCTATGGCGGCGCCGGCATGGGCCTGACCATCTGCCAGCAACTGACTCGGCTGATGGGCGGCAGCCTCTGGCTGGAAAGCCGGCCCGGCGAAGGCTCCAGTTTTTATTTCGACCTGCCGTTCGAGCTTGCCGCCCCGGTGGTCGAAATTCCGTCGGCCCAGCCGCCGACGCCGGCCGCCGAACCGGCCGCTGCGCCCATCGCCGCCGCGGAGCGCCACATCCTGGTAGCCGAGGACAATCCGATCAACCAGACCCTGGTCAAGACCATCCTGGCCAAGCTGGGCTATCGCCACACGCTCGCCGGCAACGGCCAGCAGGCGCTGGATGCGCTCGATGCCGGCGACTTCGACCTGATCCTGATGGATTGCCAGATGCCGGTGATGGACGGCTACGAGGCCACCCGCATCATCCGCCACCGCGAGCTGGGCAGCGGCCGGCGCATCCCCATCCTCGCCGTCACCGCCCACGCCCTCACCGGCGATCGCGAACGCTGCCTGGAGGCGGGCATGGACGACTATCTGGCCAAGCCCTACCGCTTCGAAGAGATCAAACAGAAGATCGGCCAGCTGCTGGAAGCCTCCGACCGCATCGCGCAGGATTGA
- a CDS encoding HypC/HybG/HupF family hydrogenase formation chaperone, which translates to MQIEAIDGFTARCQAKGVRREVSLFMLQDEMPRVGDFVMVHVGYAIQTVSEAEARTAWEVFDQLLKAAPDA; encoded by the coding sequence ATGCAGATCGAAGCCATCGATGGCTTCACCGCGCGCTGCCAGGCCAAGGGGGTCCGGCGCGAGGTGAGCCTGTTCATGCTGCAGGACGAGATGCCCAGGGTGGGCGACTTCGTCATGGTTCATGTCGGCTATGCCATCCAGACCGTGAGCGAGGCCGAGGCCCGCACCGCGTGGGAGGTGTTCGACCAGCTGCTAAAGGCCGCGCCCGATGCATGA
- a CDS encoding histidine phosphatase family protein yields the protein MTSHPALRRLVFAVLALGLATASAAAEPMAKPPTLTAAQLKALLPKLQKGGYVFYFRHTATDMFMLDDNPVMGNCDTQRPLSDEGRNQARSIGNAFRRNKIPVGLVKASPFCRAIDTARLAFERGEADEGLYFATRLTAPERASKTAHLKRLLDKAPAEGSNTVIVAHNANIMEAIGIWPDEEGDAFLFKPENGQAGAPLARIPVDLWQNLNR from the coding sequence GTGACGTCGCACCCGGCCCTGCGCCGACTTGTCTTCGCTGTTCTGGCCCTCGGCCTGGCCACGGCCAGCGCCGCGGCCGAGCCCATGGCCAAGCCACCCACGCTGACCGCCGCGCAACTCAAGGCTCTGCTGCCCAAGCTGCAGAAAGGCGGCTATGTCTTCTACTTCCGCCACACGGCCACCGATATGTTCATGCTCGACGACAACCCGGTCATGGGCAACTGCGACACCCAGCGACCGCTTTCGGATGAAGGACGGAACCAGGCCCGCAGCATCGGCAACGCCTTCCGCCGAAACAAGATTCCGGTCGGCCTGGTCAAGGCCAGCCCGTTCTGCCGTGCCATCGACACCGCTCGGCTCGCCTTCGAGCGAGGCGAGGCCGACGAAGGCCTCTACTTCGCCACCCGGCTCACCGCCCCCGAGCGCGCCAGCAAAACGGCCCACCTCAAGCGCCTGCTGGACAAAGCGCCGGCCGAGGGCAGCAACACCGTCATCGTCGCCCACAACGCCAACATCATGGAGGCCATCGGCATCTGGCCCGACGAGGAAGGCGACGCCTTCCTGTTCAAACCGGAGAATGGCCAGGCCGGCGCGCCCCTGGCCAGGATTCCGGTCGATCTCTGGCAGAACCTGAACCGTTGA
- a CDS encoding hydrogenase maturation nickel metallochaperone HypA, which produces MHELSVAQALVDAVESLIEQNGARAARRIRLRIGPLAGVVPALLTSAFPLAAAGSRCERAELDLIEAPIRVRCQTCGAESEAAINRLLCAACGDWHTQVVSGDELLLERVELDLQEEPQEEPMETLNYGSPP; this is translated from the coding sequence ATGCATGAGCTCTCGGTGGCCCAGGCCCTGGTCGACGCGGTGGAAAGCCTGATCGAGCAGAATGGGGCCCGCGCGGCGCGGCGCATCCGCCTGCGCATCGGCCCCCTGGCCGGCGTGGTGCCGGCACTCCTGACCAGCGCCTTCCCGCTCGCCGCCGCCGGCAGCCGCTGCGAACGGGCCGAACTCGACCTGATCGAGGCGCCGATCCGCGTGCGCTGCCAGACCTGCGGCGCCGAAAGCGAGGCCGCGATCAACCGCCTGCTCTGCGCCGCCTGCGGCGACTGGCACACCCAGGTGGTGAGCGGCGACGAACTGCTCTTGGAGCGCGTGGAGCTCGATTTGCAGGAAGAACCACAAGAAGAACCGATGGAAACATTGAATTATGGAAGTCCACCGTAA
- a CDS encoding (Fe-S)-binding protein gives MRVALFVTCLVDLMRPSVGFAAVKLLEGLGAEVVVPPEQTCCGQPAYNSGDLATARDLARPLVDALAGFEHVVVPSGSCAGMLVKHYPELFEHEPEWHAKAITLARRTRELSAFLAEHGARLAASHAGRVAMHDSCSARRELNVLAEPRALLAQVDGLERVEIKEAETCCGFGGTFCVKYPDISARMVADKAAAVIASGADTLVSGDLGCLLNIAGRLKRMESSVRVYHLAELLAGMTEVPGIGEAGR, from the coding sequence ATGCGCGTCGCCCTGTTCGTCACCTGCCTCGTCGACCTCATGCGGCCCAGCGTCGGCTTCGCCGCCGTGAAGCTGCTGGAAGGTCTGGGCGCCGAGGTGGTGGTGCCGCCGGAGCAGACCTGCTGCGGCCAGCCCGCCTACAACAGCGGCGACCTGGCCACGGCCCGCGATCTGGCCAGGCCGCTGGTCGACGCCCTGGCCGGCTTCGAGCACGTGGTGGTGCCGTCCGGCTCCTGCGCCGGCATGCTGGTCAAGCATTACCCCGAGCTGTTCGAACACGAACCCGAGTGGCACGCCAAGGCCATCACCCTGGCCCGGCGCACCCGCGAGCTGTCCGCCTTTCTGGCCGAGCATGGCGCGCGGCTCGCCGCCAGCCATGCGGGCAGGGTGGCCATGCACGATTCCTGTTCCGCGCGGCGCGAACTGAACGTGCTGGCCGAGCCGCGTGCCCTGCTGGCGCAGGTCGATGGGCTGGAACGCGTGGAGATCAAGGAAGCGGAAACCTGCTGCGGCTTCGGCGGCACCTTCTGCGTGAAGTACCCGGACATCTCGGCGCGCATGGTCGCCGACAAGGCCGCCGCCGTCATCGCCAGCGGCGCCGACACCCTGGTCTCGGGCGACCTCGGCTGCCTGCTCAACATCGCCGGCCGGCTCAAGCGCATGGAAAGCAGCGTGCGTGTGTATCACCTGGCCGAGCTGCTGGCCGGCATGACCGAGGTGCCGGGCATCGGCGAGGCCGGGCGATGA
- a CDS encoding LutB/LldF family L-lactate oxidation iron-sulfur protein yields MKPTAHAFERNARQALHDATLQQALARARGGFVDKRRAAIEALPEFAALRAAGRAIKDHTLANLDHYLLRFEAQVQAKGGQVHWAETPEEACAAVLDICRQAGAKLVAKGKSMVGEEIAINDALEAAGFEVVETDLGEYIIQIAHEPPSHIIAPAVHKTRQQITELFEGLHHQPGLTRPLQTVPQIVDEARQVLRDKFLAADVGITGANFLIAETGSAVIVTNEGNGDLSATLPRVHIVLASIEKVVPTLEDASVLLRLLARSATGQEITSYTTFFTGPRRADDPDGPEEFHVVLIDNGRSAMLAGPYREMLRCIRCGACLNHCPVYGAVGGHAYGWVYPGPMGAVLTPLMVGLEEGRPLPNASTLCGRCEAVCPMAIPLPKLLREHRRQEFARHLTPPRARWALAAWAFFARRPQLYRRAARLAAGLLGKLARGRGRFRSLPFASAWTAARDLPAPQGETFMDQWRRRNKS; encoded by the coding sequence ATGAAGCCGACCGCGCACGCCTTCGAGCGCAACGCCCGCCAGGCCCTGCACGACGCCACCTTGCAGCAGGCCCTGGCCCGGGCGCGCGGCGGCTTCGTCGACAAGCGGCGCGCCGCCATCGAGGCCTTGCCCGAGTTCGCCGCCCTGCGCGCGGCCGGGCGCGCGATCAAGGACCACACCCTGGCCAACCTCGACCACTACCTGCTGCGCTTCGAAGCGCAGGTGCAGGCCAAAGGCGGCCAGGTGCACTGGGCCGAGACACCGGAAGAGGCCTGCGCCGCCGTGCTCGACATCTGCCGTCAGGCCGGCGCGAAGCTGGTGGCCAAGGGCAAGTCCATGGTCGGCGAGGAGATCGCCATCAACGATGCGCTGGAGGCGGCCGGTTTCGAGGTGGTGGAGACCGACCTGGGCGAATACATCATCCAGATCGCGCACGAGCCGCCCAGCCACATCATCGCCCCGGCGGTGCACAAGACCCGCCAGCAGATCACCGAGCTGTTCGAGGGCCTGCACCACCAGCCGGGCTTGACCCGGCCCTTGCAGACCGTGCCGCAGATCGTCGATGAGGCGCGCCAGGTGCTGCGCGACAAATTCCTCGCCGCCGACGTCGGCATCACCGGCGCCAACTTCCTCATCGCCGAGACCGGCTCGGCCGTCATCGTCACCAACGAGGGCAACGGCGATCTTTCCGCCACGCTGCCGCGGGTGCACATCGTGCTCGCCAGCATCGAGAAGGTGGTGCCCACCCTGGAGGACGCCTCGGTGCTGCTGCGCCTTCTGGCGCGCAGCGCCACCGGCCAGGAGATCACCAGCTACACCACCTTCTTCACCGGGCCGAGACGGGCCGATGATCCCGACGGCCCCGAAGAGTTCCATGTGGTGCTCATCGACAACGGCCGCAGTGCCATGCTGGCCGGGCCCTATCGCGAGATGCTGCGCTGCATCCGCTGCGGCGCCTGCCTCAACCATTGCCCGGTCTACGGCGCGGTCGGCGGCCATGCCTACGGCTGGGTCTATCCCGGGCCGATGGGCGCGGTGCTCACGCCGCTGATGGTCGGCCTGGAGGAGGGCCGGCCGCTGCCCAACGCCTCGACCTTGTGCGGCCGCTGCGAAGCGGTCTGCCCGATGGCGATCCCGCTGCCGAAACTCTTGCGCGAGCACCGGCGCCAGGAATTCGCCCGGCATCTGACGCCGCCGCGCGCCCGCTGGGCCCTGGCCGCCTGGGCCTTCTTCGCCAGGCGGCCGCAGCTCTATCGCCGGGCCGCGCGCCTGGCCGCCGGCCTGCTCGGCAAACTCGCCCGAGGTCGGGGGCGCTTCCGCAGTTTGCCTTTCGCTTCCGCCTGGACCGCGGCGCGAGACCTGCCGGCGCCGCAGGGCGAGACCTTCATGGACCAGTGGCGGCGGAGGAACAAATCATGA